One segment of Allorhodopirellula heiligendammensis DNA contains the following:
- the rplT gene encoding 50S ribosomal protein L20: protein MRTRKGAARTQAKKRLFKRAKGFVGGRGSLTRSVKETLLRSGAYAFRDRRVRKREFRKLWIIRINAAAKMHDLRYSEFIFGLKKANIGLDRKSLSEMAIHDPAGFKDVCDAVKAALAAETQAA from the coding sequence ATGCGTACACGTAAAGGTGCCGCCCGGACACAAGCTAAAAAACGTCTGTTCAAACGTGCAAAAGGCTTCGTAGGCGGTCGTGGGTCATTGACCCGATCGGTCAAAGAGACCCTGCTCCGCAGTGGAGCGTACGCGTTCCGCGACCGTCGGGTGCGGAAACGTGAATTCCGTAAATTGTGGATTATCCGGATCAATGCGGCTGCGAAGATGCATGATCTGCGGTACAGCGAGTTCATTTTCGGTCTGAAGAAAGCCAATATCGGTTTGGATCGGAAGTCCTTGTCGGAAATGGCAATCCACGATCCCGCCGGGTTCAAAGACGTGTGCGATGCGG